The Deinococcus apachensis DSM 19763 genome includes a region encoding these proteins:
- a CDS encoding DUF4132 domain-containing protein has translation MQNLARTAGYSDPQRLMWAMEAQMAPEWNQLVRDGDVTVRIGMTPEGEASLRVQRGEKVLKNLPPALKKNPEIVALRTTLTELEATRKRMRTALEEAMTRGDHFAPGELRDLVRHPVIAPMLRSLIWVLNEEHLGWWNGDTLVARGAERPLGEPALRLAHPHDLYVSSHWQEYQREIMERGLTQPFKQAFREYYPLTLVESEARRSTRYAGHHVQPTQAAALLKTRGWVTVPEEGVRKTYHAEGINVWVDSSLGSFTPNEVEGTPLHAVYFVRRDEEEALPLSEVPPRLFSETMRDLDLVVSVAHVGGVDPEATQSTVEMRASLLRETLRLLRLGNVRLEHGHALIAGYHANYTVHLGSGTVHRMPGGFLCLIPVHNQHAGRLFLPFADPDPRTAEVVSKVLMLAEDRKIQDPTILEQLR, from the coding sequence ATGCAGAACCTTGCCCGCACGGCCGGATACAGCGACCCCCAGCGCCTGATGTGGGCGATGGAGGCGCAGATGGCACCCGAGTGGAATCAGCTCGTCCGGGACGGTGACGTGACCGTCCGCATCGGGATGACCCCGGAGGGCGAGGCCAGCCTGCGCGTGCAGCGCGGCGAGAAGGTCCTGAAGAATCTCCCGCCCGCCCTGAAGAAGAACCCGGAAATCGTCGCCCTGCGCACCACCCTGACCGAACTGGAGGCCACCCGCAAGCGGATGCGGACCGCGTTGGAAGAGGCCATGACCCGTGGGGACCACTTCGCGCCGGGGGAACTGCGCGACCTCGTCCGGCATCCCGTCATCGCCCCCATGCTGCGGTCCCTGATCTGGGTGCTGAACGAGGAACACCTGGGCTGGTGGAACGGGGACACCCTCGTCGCCCGGGGGGCCGAGCGGCCCCTGGGCGAGCCGGCCCTGCGCCTCGCCCACCCACACGACCTCTACGTCAGCAGCCACTGGCAGGAGTACCAGCGCGAGATCATGGAGCGCGGGCTCACCCAGCCCTTCAAGCAGGCGTTCCGCGAGTATTACCCGCTGACTCTGGTCGAAAGCGAGGCCCGGCGCAGCACCCGGTACGCCGGGCACCACGTCCAGCCGACCCAGGCCGCCGCCCTCCTCAAGACCCGGGGCTGGGTGACCGTGCCCGAGGAGGGGGTCCGCAAGACCTACCACGCGGAGGGCATCAACGTGTGGGTGGACTCCTCGCTGGGCTCCTTCACCCCGAACGAGGTCGAGGGCACCCCCCTCCACGCCGTCTACTTCGTCCGCCGAGACGAGGAGGAGGCCCTGCCCCTGAGCGAGGTCCCGCCGCGCCTCTTCAGCGAGACCATGCGCGACCTCGACCTCGTGGTGAGTGTGGCGCACGTCGGCGGCGTGGACCCCGAGGCCACCCAGAGCACCGTCGAGATGCGCGCGAGTCTCCTGCGGGAGACGCTGCGCCTGCTGAGGCTGGGCAACGTCCGGCTGGAGCACGGGCACGCGCTGATCGCCGGGTACCACGCGAACTACACCGTTCACCTCGGCAGCGGCACGGTCCACCGGATGCCCGGCGGCTTCCTGTGCCTGATCCCGGTTCACAACCAGCACGCGGGACGCCTCTTCCTGCCGTTCGCCGACCCCGACCCTAGAACGGCCGAGGTCGTCAGCAAGGTCCTGATGCTCGCCGAGGACCGGAAGATTCAGGACCCGACGATCCTGGAGCAGCTCCGGTAG